A single genomic interval of Musa acuminata AAA Group cultivar baxijiao chromosome BXJ3-4, Cavendish_Baxijiao_AAA, whole genome shotgun sequence harbors:
- the LOC103981090 gene encoding uncharacterized protein At5g19025 — protein MVDCRSLIEFCRAFEQHRHLANSQASSDHRIGQSRRKSKSLNPLSHPFCEHSPFAAIDIVMLFLVLGALTVLTVPYFQFIFREAYELLPAAIDVIGDVLYQAPVAYAAGLIFVFVTAIAAWEFFNYQARKCGNPYCKGLRKAVEFDIQLESEECVKCLPPLPKDAFGTRPLDLGQDHKELEAELKKMAPLNGRTVLIFRSPCGCPLGRMEVWGPKKVRRIKK, from the coding sequence ATGGTGGATTGCCGGAGCTTGATCGAGTTCTGCAGGGCCTTCGAGCAGCACCGGCACCTGGCTAACTCCCAGGCCTCTTCCGACCACCGGATCGGCCAGTCGAGGAGAAAGAGCAAGTCATTGAACCCCCTTTCCCACCCCTTCTGCGAGCACTCCCCTTTCGCCGCCATCGACATCGTGATGCTATTCCTGGTCCTCGGAGCGCTCACCGTTCTCACAGTCCCCTACTTCCAGTTCATCTTCCGGGAAGCGTACGAGCTCCTGCCGGCCGCGATCGACGTCATCGGTGACGTCCTCTACCAGGCCCCCGTCGCTTACGCCGCTGGCTTGATCTTCGTGTTCGTCACCGCGATCGCTGCCTGGGAATTCTTCAATTACCAGGCGAGGAAGTGCGGCAATCCCTACTGCAAAGGTCTGCGTAAAGCCGTCGAATTCGACATCCAGCTCGAATCAGAGGAGTGCGTCAAGTGCTTGCCGCCACTGCCGAAAGATGCTTTTGGGACGCGCCCCTTGGACTTGGGGCAGGATCACAAGGAACTCGAGGCTGAGCTGAAGAAGATGGCACCGCTGAATGGACGCACAGTTCTAATCTTTCGCTCTCCTTGCGGATGCCCGCTAGGGAGAATGGAAGTTTGGGGGCCAAAGAAAGTGCGTAGGATCAAGAAGTAG